The DNA segment TCTCGCGGTGGACCTCGTCCGCGCGGCGCGACAGCTGGCGGTACTCCAGCGCGCGCTCCACCACGAGGTCCAGGGCGGCCGGGTCCGGGAAGGGCTTGTGGATGTAGTCGAACGCACCGGCCTTCATGGCCCGGATGGTCGTCTCCATGTCGTGGTAGGCGGTGACGAGGATGATGCGCGCGTCGCCGCACAGCCCCTTCATCTCCTCGATGATCTCCAGGCCGGTGCGGTCCGGGAGCATCATGTCCAGGATGACCACGCTGGGCATGTTCTCCTGGGCGGCCTTGAGGCCCGCGGCGGCGCTGGTGGCCGTCACGACCTGGTAGCGCGGCTGCCCGTCGTCCTGCGAAATCTCCTCGAAGTGCATCGTGAGGGTTTCGAGCAGCGACACGTCATCGTCGACGATGAGGAGGGTCTCCATGGGGTCCTCAGGCGGCGAACGTCAGCGTGAACACCATCCCTGGCTCCGCACTCCCCTGGGCCGCCACGTCGCCCCCCACACCCGTCATCACCCGCCGCAGGGCGGCCAGGGACAGCCCCGCGCCCCGCGCCAGCCGCGAGCCGAAGGGGTCGAACAGCGAGCCCCGCTCCTCCGGGGGCAGGGCCGCCGCCGGATCATCCAGGATGAGGCTGACGTGGCCCGGGTCGGGCTGGCGCAGCGTCACCTGGACGCGGCCCTCTTCGGGCAGGCCCATGGCGACATTGAGCAGGACTTGAGCGAGCACGGGCCTCAACCGGTTGGGATCCACCCTCACGCGGGGCAGGTCCGCCTCTTCCTTCACGTCCACCTCGATGCGGCGCTCGGCCAGTTCCGGGGCCACCATGGCGGTCGCCTCCTGGACGACCGAGCGCAGCGCGTGGGCGTCCAGGTTCGCGGCGCTCTCCCGGCCGTATTCGGAGAGCAGCCAGAGCATGCGCTCCATGGTGCGGATCTCCCGGTTGGCGATGGTGAGCCGCCGCTTGTCCCGGTCCGACAGGCCGGTGTTCCGGGCCAGCGTCTGCACCGCCATCTTCACGGAGGAGAGCGGGTTGCGGATCTCATGGCTGAGCGACGACGACAGCTTGGAGATCTGCACCGGCGGCGCGCCCTCCAGCACGGTGCCCAGGTCGAGCACGCCCGCCGCGGCCTCCTCGCCATCCATGCCCAGCACGAGCCGCAGGTGGGACGCGGGCGGGTTGCCGGTGGGGCCGCCCGCGGAGATGGTGACGAACTCCACCGCGCGGCGATCCTCGCGCGCTCGCGCATCCAGCTCGCGGGCGCGCTCCTGTGGAACCCCGAGCGCGGTGTGCAGGGGCATGCCCACGAGCGCCTTGGCGTCGCGGCGCAGCACCTGGGCGCAATCCCCCTCGGCACGTGTCACCCGGAGGTGGGGGGACCAGGCGAGCTGCGCGGCTTGCAGGAGTTGGGCGTTCATTGGTGGACCTGAAACATACCGGGTAACGTCGAGTGCTGTCCCTATGACCCGCACCCCACGTCCTCCGAAGAACCTTGTGGCCGCCCTTCTGTTCCTGTCCGGGGCGACCGCGCTCGTCTACGAGCTGGTCTGGTCCAAATACCTGGGGAACGTGCTGGGCAACAGCGGGCAGGCGCACGCCGTCGTGCTGGCCACGTTCATGGGGGGCCTGGCGCTGGGGGCGTTTGTCTTCGGGCGGACAGCGGACCGGGTGAAGAGCCCGCTGGCCCTCTACGGCGTGCTGGAGCTGGGCGTGGGGCTGTACGCGCTGGCGTTCCCCTACGTGCTGGGTGGGCTGGAGCACCTCTGGCTGGCCCTGGCGCCCCACGTTCCGGAAGGCCTGCGGGTGGCGCCGCGCCTGCTCGTGTCCTCGCTGTCGCTGGTGGTGCCCACGCTGCTGATGGGCGGCACGCTGCCGGCGCTGGTGCGCCACTTCGCGGCGAGCCTGGCGGGCGTGCGCAAGGAGCTGGCGCGGCTGTATGCCATCAACAGCCTGGGCGCGGCGGTGGGTGTGTACGTGGCGGGCACGCGGCTGGTGCCGCTGGTGGGCCTGTCCGCGTCCGCGCAGATCGCCGCCGGGCTCAACGTGTTCCTCGCACTGGCGGCGTTGGCGCTGGCCCGGCAGCACCCACCGGCGGTGCTGGTGGGCGCGGCTCCGGGCGCGGAGGACGTGGCCTATCCCCGGCGGGCGGTGCGGGCGGCGCTCATCGGCGTGATGCTGTCTGGCTTCACGTCCATGCTGTATCAGGTGACGT comes from the Corallococcus macrosporus genome and includes:
- a CDS encoding sensor histidine kinase, translated to MNAQLLQAAQLAWSPHLRVTRAEGDCAQVLRRDAKALVGMPLHTALGVPQERARELDARAREDRRAVEFVTISAGGPTGNPPASHLRLVLGMDGEEAAAGVLDLGTVLEGAPPVQISKLSSSLSHEIRNPLSSVKMAVQTLARNTGLSDRDKRRLTIANREIRTMERMLWLLSEYGRESAANLDAHALRSVVQEATAMVAPELAERRIEVDVKEEADLPRVRVDPNRLRPVLAQVLLNVAMGLPEEGRVQVTLRQPDPGHVSLILDDPAAALPPEERGSLFDPFGSRLARGAGLSLAALRRVMTGVGGDVAAQGSAEPGMVFTLTFAA